Proteins encoded together in one Banduia mediterranea window:
- a CDS encoding DUF433 domain-containing protein, whose product MGLLTWKTRIATEPGVLAGKPITKGTRLAVDFILSLFAEGGGKAKCWKIIPNLAARSKGSSTTKTPEIIKRRSRQRAWQGSHRAPVRKPRG is encoded by the coding sequence ATGGGGCTATTGACATGGAAAACTCGCATTGCCACCGAGCCGGGCGTGTTGGCCGGCAAGCCGATCACCAAGGGTACGCGCCTGGCGGTCGACTTCATCCTCTCACTGTTTGCCGAGGGGGGCGGAAAGGCCAAATGCTGGAAAATTATCCCCAACTTGGCCGCGAGATCTAAAGGCAGTTCGACGACAAAAACACCTGAAATCATAAAAAGGCGAAGTCGCCAGAGAGCTTGGCAGGGAAGCCATCGTGCGCCTGTTCGGAAGCCGCGTGGATGA
- a CDS encoding type II toxin-antitoxin system RelE/ParE family toxin — protein sequence MGGSKAVFCNFPDAVQQDAGFQLSKAQRGDPADSFKSMKSMNAVGSGVMELIVNDEDGWFRVFYFAKFPPAVYVLHAFLKNERYDRRRHRERP from the coding sequence ATGGGGGGCTCCAAGGCTGTGTTCTGCAACTTCCCCGACGCCGTGCAACAGGACGCCGGTTTCCAGCTCAGCAAGGCGCAGCGCGGCGATCCGGCCGACAGCTTCAAGTCTATGAAGTCTATGAACGCGGTCGGATCGGGCGTCATGGAATTGATCGTCAACGATGAAGATGGCTGGTTTCGCGTCTTCTACTTCGCCAAGTTTCCGCCAGCGGTCTATGTGTTGCACGCCTTCCTGAAGAACGAACGCTACGACCGCCGGCGACATCGAGAAAGGCCGTAA
- a CDS encoding sugar transferase translates to MAFERRVEAGPYEQGVNTDWAIDRARGRRAESVNQTVPKKSVYARSSKRGFDVLFALAFMLLIGCWLLPLIGLLIKLDSRGTVFFIQRRVGEGGGVFRCIKFRTMVHDPQAAFVQARKNDPRITRVGAFLRKTNLDELPQFINVLRGDMSVVGPRPHVPELDDVFGAAVPGYTARTVVRPGITGLAQVSGCRGETKSIREMTHRIRFDLFYAKNMSLRMDLKVIVLTVLTVLRGDERAY, encoded by the coding sequence GTGGCATTCGAACGCAGAGTTGAAGCAGGCCCTTATGAACAGGGGGTCAACACCGATTGGGCAATCGATCGAGCACGCGGGCGCCGAGCTGAGTCCGTCAACCAAACGGTGCCGAAGAAGTCAGTCTATGCAAGATCAAGCAAGCGCGGCTTCGATGTCCTGTTCGCGCTTGCCTTTATGCTGCTGATCGGGTGCTGGCTGCTGCCCCTGATCGGGCTGCTGATCAAGCTCGATTCGCGGGGAACCGTATTCTTTATACAGCGCCGCGTCGGGGAAGGGGGCGGGGTGTTCCGATGCATCAAGTTTCGGACCATGGTTCACGACCCCCAAGCCGCGTTTGTCCAGGCCCGGAAAAATGACCCCCGCATCACGCGGGTCGGCGCCTTCCTTCGGAAGACAAACCTGGACGAGCTGCCGCAGTTCATCAATGTCCTGCGGGGTGACATGAGCGTTGTCGGCCCACGTCCGCACGTCCCGGAACTGGATGACGTTTTTGGCGCCGCCGTGCCCGGTTATACGGCGAGAACCGTCGTCCGCCCGGGCATTACAGGCTTGGCGCAGGTCTCCGGGTGCCGCGGGGAGACCAAAAGCATTCGCGAGATGACGCACCGCATTCGCTTCGACCTGTTCTATGCGAAGAACATGAGTCTTCGTATGGACCTCAAGGTCATTGTGCTCACGGTACTCACCGTGCTACGCGGTGACGAACGTGCCTATTGA
- a CDS encoding MarR family EPS-associated transcriptional regulator, protein MAQMDAQEVRYRLLELIEQQPQLTQRQLAEELGVSVGKINYCLHALMEKGYVKLDNFRRNPNKRVYSYLLTPGGLEAKAQATLFFLQRKVAEYEKLRLEILRLSADVEAYRAAGENGAASSRAARRKR, encoded by the coding sequence ATGGCTCAAATGGACGCCCAAGAGGTTCGCTATCGTTTGCTGGAGCTGATCGAACAGCAACCGCAACTCACGCAGCGGCAACTGGCCGAAGAACTCGGCGTCAGTGTCGGCAAGATCAATTATTGTCTGCACGCGCTAATGGAAAAAGGTTATGTCAAGCTCGACAACTTTCGTCGCAACCCCAACAAGCGGGTGTATTCCTACCTGCTGACGCCGGGCGGCCTTGAAGCCAAGGCGCAGGCGACTCTGTTCTTCCTTCAGCGAAAAGTGGCGGAGTACGAAAAATTGCGCCTTGAGATTCTGCGCTTGAGCGCAGATGTGGAAGCCTATCGTGCGGCTGGCGAGAACGGTGCGGCATCGTCTCGGGCGGCCAGGAGAAAACGCTGA
- a CDS encoding cold-shock protein yields MSNSSTGTVKWFNDAKGFGFITPSEGGEDLFAHFKEIQGSGFKTLKEGQRVEYVAARGQKGMQATQIRPL; encoded by the coding sequence ATGAGCAACTCATCGACCGGCACCGTGAAGTGGTTTAACGATGCGAAGGGCTTCGGCTTCATCACCCCGAGCGAAGGCGGCGAAGATCTTTTCGCGCACTTCAAGGAAATCCAGGGCAGCGGCTTCAAGACCCTCAAGGAAGGCCAGCGCGTCGAGTACGTCGCCGCTCGCGGCCAGAAGGGCATGCAGGCCACGCAGATCCGCCCGCTGTAA
- a CDS encoding Spx/MgsR family RNA polymerase-binding regulatory protein produces the protein MITVYGISNCDTVKRARARLEAEGIDFRFHDFKRDGLAPELARSWIDRLGIEPVLNRRGTTWRKLDEASQAALHGPAAADALAQHSSVIKRPVFDRDGELRIGFARGDESELLDWLRG, from the coding sequence GTGATCACCGTGTACGGCATCAGCAACTGCGACACCGTCAAGCGGGCGAGAGCACGCCTGGAAGCCGAAGGCATCGACTTTCGCTTTCACGACTTCAAGCGCGACGGGCTTGCGCCGGAACTCGCGCGATCCTGGATCGACCGGCTGGGGATCGAGCCTGTGCTGAATCGTCGCGGCACGACCTGGCGCAAGCTCGACGAGGCAAGCCAGGCCGCGCTGCACGGGCCGGCGGCAGCCGATGCACTGGCGCAGCACAGCAGTGTGATCAAACGTCCGGTGTTCGATCGCGACGGCGAGCTGCGCATCGGCTTTGCCCGCGGCGATGAGTCCGAACTGCTCGACTGGCTGCGCGGCTGA
- a CDS encoding type II toxin-antitoxin system VapC family toxin, translating to MKVAVDANVLVRAVVRDDPVQADVAATVLTDAELIAVALPCLCEFVWVLLRVYGFQQADAASAIRVLLAAANVEVNRPAVEAGLLVLDAGGDFADGVIAYEGNWLGGETFVSFDKKAVALLASQGQSTRLL from the coding sequence ATGAAGGTCGCAGTAGATGCCAATGTCCTTGTGCGTGCTGTTGTGCGCGACGATCCCGTACAAGCGGACGTTGCCGCCACGGTCTTGACCGACGCCGAATTGATCGCTGTCGCGTTGCCGTGCCTTTGCGAATTTGTTTGGGTGCTGCTCCGGGTATATGGCTTCCAGCAAGCCGACGCGGCCAGCGCGATCCGGGTACTACTTGCCGCTGCGAACGTGGAGGTGAACCGGCCAGCCGTAGAGGCTGGCCTGCTGGTGCTCGACGCGGGTGGAGATTTTGCCGATGGCGTTATTGCCTACGAGGGCAATTGGCTTGGCGGAGAAACCTTCGTTTCCTTCGACAAAAAGGCGGTGGCACTCCTCGCGTCTCAAGGGCAATCAACGCGCCTTTTGTGA
- a CDS encoding energy transducer TonB codes for MPTRPAAPARYWRNLAGAILLHLLLLLLWLRLPPPMQAASPVPAAGRTITAIMLSAPARPSSKPATPAEAPQAEPAAALRSESESREQARSRPQAVESRQRPERSATQQAAPPEPAETDSLPPRSSAATESSAPASTPPSATDSRAGVSSGSQPPSALTVQEFPLSYLTQLSRIVNRNVNYPSWSMRNAEQGVATVRLRLARNGRVIEALVVRSSGYDSLDAEAREVMMRIGRFPPIPSAIYPGQLAFLIDQPVRFRMQ; via the coding sequence ATGCCTACGCGGCCGGCGGCACCCGCAAGGTACTGGCGCAATCTGGCCGGCGCGATCCTGCTGCACCTGCTCCTGCTGCTGTTGTGGTTGCGCCTGCCGCCGCCGATGCAGGCGGCCTCTCCAGTGCCCGCCGCAGGCCGGACGATCACCGCGATCATGCTGTCTGCGCCCGCTCGTCCCTCATCGAAACCCGCGACACCGGCCGAAGCACCGCAAGCCGAGCCGGCGGCCGCCCTGAGAAGCGAATCCGAGTCGCGCGAGCAGGCCCGCTCGCGTCCGCAGGCGGTCGAATCACGTCAGCGCCCGGAACGCAGCGCCACCCAACAGGCAGCGCCGCCCGAACCGGCCGAAACCGATTCACTCCCGCCCCGCAGCAGTGCGGCCACCGAATCCTCCGCGCCGGCGTCGACACCGCCCTCGGCCACCGATTCGCGCGCGGGCGTCTCCAGCGGCTCGCAGCCACCGTCCGCGCTGACGGTGCAGGAATTCCCGCTGAGCTATCTCACGCAGCTCAGCCGCATCGTCAATCGCAACGTCAACTACCCGTCATGGTCGATGCGCAACGCGGAACAGGGCGTCGCCACCGTGCGCCTGCGACTGGCGCGCAACGGCCGCGTCATCGAGGCGCTGGTGGTGCGCAGCAGTGGATATGACTCCCTGGACGCGGAAGCCCGCGAAGTGATGATGCGCATCGGGCGGTTCCCGCCGATTCCGAGCGCGATCTATCCCGGTCAGCTGGCGTTTCTGATCGACCAGCCTGTGCGCTTTCGCATGCAATAG
- a CDS encoding AbrB/MazE/SpoVT family DNA-binding domain-containing protein — protein sequence MTTLTVTARGQVTFRKDVLQHLGIRPGDKIELDLLPDGRGVLKAARPAGTISSFIGLLAGRTQKVASIEEINEAAAQGWAGKK from the coding sequence ATGACCACATTGACTGTTACCGCACGGGGACAAGTGACGTTTCGGAAGGACGTACTGCAACACCTCGGCATCAGGCCAGGCGACAAGATCGAGCTGGATTTATTGCCAGATGGTCGGGGCGTACTCAAGGCGGCGCGGCCCGCTGGGACGATATCCAGCTTCATCGGCCTACTCGCGGGCAGGACGCAGAAGGTAGCCAGCATCGAAGAGATCAACGAGGCGGCAGCGCAAGGATGGGCAGGCAAGAAATGA
- a CDS encoding SCO family protein, with amino-acid sequence MRQLKPSLAFIAMLLLGLATACSRDEGFHAKSIAGLMPALEFSLTNDEGNAASAQDTAGKIRLLFFGYTSCPDICPVTLGRLGAVIQGLPEERRERVRVLFVSVDPQRDSVAKLHAYVDYFGDQVIGLRGPEPALRKLAQRYRTTFGYGDPDETGFYEVSHSSGIYVFDGSGAARLLFRPDDPLAAMQDDLGQLLDEAS; translated from the coding sequence ATGAGACAGCTGAAACCGTCCTTGGCGTTCATCGCAATGCTGCTGCTCGGTCTGGCGACGGCCTGCTCGCGTGACGAGGGTTTTCACGCCAAGTCGATCGCCGGCCTGATGCCGGCATTGGAATTTTCCCTGACCAACGACGAGGGCAATGCAGCCAGTGCGCAGGATACGGCCGGCAAGATCCGGCTGCTGTTCTTCGGCTACACCTCCTGCCCCGACATCTGCCCGGTGACGCTGGGCCGGCTCGGCGCGGTGATCCAGGGCTTGCCGGAGGAACGGCGCGAGCGGGTGCGCGTGCTGTTCGTGTCGGTCGACCCGCAGCGGGACAGCGTCGCCAAGCTGCATGCCTACGTCGATTATTTCGGCGATCAGGTCATCGGCCTGCGCGGCCCGGAGCCAGCCTTGCGCAAACTGGCACAGCGCTACCGGACCACCTTCGGCTATGGCGATCCGGACGAGACCGGCTTCTACGAGGTGTCTCACAGCAGCGGCATCTACGTATTCGACGGTAGCGGCGCCGCACGTCTGCTGTTCCGCCCGGACGACCCGCTCGCCGCCATGCAGGACGACCTCGGGCAACTGCTCGACGAGGCAAGCTAG
- the rarD gene encoding EamA family transporter RarD has product MSEPKAVPAADPASAPNPARRGLIAGVAAFAIWGALPLYLHELQGVSAVLIMAHRVVWCALMVLLWLGVRGELSGVMRALRQPATRLRLAASATLISVNWLTYVWAVGNGHVVDSSLGYFINPLVNVLLGVTLLSERLNARQWTAVSIAAGGVLWLTVQAGQLPWIALVLAVSFGGYGLIRKTTRVDAVTGLATETVLITPFALAYLLWAQFHGTGAMGGANALQIGLLLAGGIVTAVPLALFAYGAQRIPYSTIGLLQYLAPSLQLILGLSLFGESFPLVRAIGFILIWLALAIFAADGLRRSWQQRRPPVVAGIEAEAPVCRT; this is encoded by the coding sequence ATGAGCGAACCCAAGGCCGTTCCGGCCGCCGATCCCGCAAGCGCGCCGAATCCGGCGCGGCGTGGTCTGATCGCCGGTGTGGCCGCATTCGCGATCTGGGGAGCGCTGCCGCTGTATCTGCACGAATTGCAGGGTGTGTCGGCGGTCCTGATCATGGCGCACCGGGTGGTGTGGTGCGCGCTGATGGTGTTGCTGTGGCTTGGCGTGCGTGGCGAGTTGTCCGGTGTCATGCGGGCCTTGCGGCAGCCGGCCACGCGCCTGCGACTGGCCGCCAGCGCGACGCTGATCAGCGTCAACTGGCTGACCTATGTCTGGGCGGTGGGCAATGGCCATGTCGTCGACAGCAGTCTTGGCTATTTCATCAATCCTCTGGTCAATGTGTTGCTCGGCGTGACGCTGTTGTCCGAGCGGCTCAATGCGCGCCAGTGGACCGCCGTATCGATTGCTGCCGGCGGTGTGCTGTGGTTGACGGTGCAGGCCGGACAGCTGCCCTGGATCGCGCTGGTTCTGGCCGTCAGCTTTGGCGGCTATGGGTTGATCCGCAAGACCACGCGAGTGGATGCGGTGACCGGACTGGCCACCGAAACGGTGCTGATCACACCGTTCGCACTGGCCTACCTGCTATGGGCGCAGTTTCACGGCACCGGCGCGATGGGCGGCGCGAATGCTCTGCAGATCGGTTTGCTGTTGGCCGGGGGCATCGTCACCGCGGTGCCGCTGGCGCTGTTCGCGTACGGTGCGCAGCGCATTCCGTATTCGACCATCGGCCTGCTCCAGTACCTCGCTCCAAGCCTGCAACTGATTCTGGGGTTGAGCCTGTTCGGCGAGTCGTTTCCGCTGGTACGTGCGATCGGCTTCATTCTGATCTGGCTGGCCCTGGCGATCTTCGCCGCCGATGGGCTACGGCGATCCTGGCAGCAGCGGCGTCCGCCGGTGGTTGCCGGCATCGAGGCCGAGGCGCCGGTATGCCGAACCTGA
- a CDS encoding CC0125/CC1285 family lipoprotein yields the protein MKTKQLILCGLIALLSACATATPYQPADQGYGYSEQKLESNRYRVSFVGSSKTSRETVQNYLIYRAAELTLANGYDYFVLAGRDAAAEPGTRSGSRTGVSFGLGSFGGSTGFGLGIGTGIGGGGEDFRAQADVLMYQGDKPEDRSDALSAAEVKANLEAGIRRPN from the coding sequence ATGAAGACCAAGCAACTGATCCTGTGTGGGCTGATCGCGCTGCTCAGCGCCTGCGCGACCGCCACGCCGTACCAGCCGGCCGACCAAGGCTATGGATACAGTGAACAGAAGCTCGAATCGAATCGCTACCGCGTGAGCTTTGTCGGCAGTTCCAAGACCTCGCGTGAGACCGTCCAGAACTACCTGATCTACCGGGCCGCCGAATTGACGCTGGCCAATGGCTACGACTACTTCGTGCTCGCCGGGCGGGACGCCGCGGCAGAACCCGGCACACGCAGCGGCTCGCGCACCGGCGTCAGCTTCGGTCTCGGCTCGTTCGGCGGTTCCACGGGTTTCGGCCTGGGCATCGGCACCGGAATTGGCGGCGGCGGTGAAGACTTTCGCGCACAGGCCGATGTGCTGATGTACCAAGGCGACAAGCCGGAAGATCGCAGCGATGCGCTCAGCGCGGCCGAAGTGAAGGCCAACCTCGAAGCAGGAATTCGACGTCCGAACTGA
- a CDS encoding helix-turn-helix domain-containing protein, whose product MTADLTNMSVWHHLYSPEEAALMESRAELMAVLQKRVKGWRVTQIEAAARLGVTQPRLSDLVNGRLSKFSLDALHKMASRSGLAPVIVTKPARRARSAPSAAAV is encoded by the coding sequence ATGACCGCTGACCTGACCAACATGAGTGTGTGGCACCACCTCTACTCGCCGGAGGAAGCCGCGCTGATGGAATCGCGGGCCGAACTGATGGCCGTCCTGCAGAAGCGCGTGAAGGGCTGGCGAGTCACGCAGATCGAAGCCGCCGCACGGCTGGGCGTGACGCAACCGCGGCTCAGCGACTTGGTGAACGGCCGGCTCAGCAAGTTCAGCCTCGATGCGCTGCACAAGATGGCCAGCCGTTCCGGCCTGGCGCCCGTCATCGTCACCAAGCCAGCACGCCGAGCGCGCTCGGCGCCGAGCGCTGCCGCAGTTTGA
- a CDS encoding YcgL domain-containing protein, with amino-acid sequence MTSIHPEQVPNLNCLVLRCSRQSEMYLYLREGLDLDSLPPALLRRLGKLDEVMRLSLGPTSRLARVDVRRVVEALKNTGYFLQLPPGGLVEAPLNQGG; translated from the coding sequence ATGACGTCGATCCATCCTGAACAAGTTCCGAACCTGAACTGCCTGGTACTGCGTTGCTCCAGGCAATCCGAGATGTACCTGTATCTGCGTGAGGGCCTGGACCTGGACAGCTTGCCGCCGGCACTGCTACGGCGACTCGGCAAGCTCGACGAGGTGATGCGCCTGAGCCTGGGGCCGACAAGCCGACTGGCGCGGGTCGATGTGCGACGTGTGGTCGAAGCGCTCAAGAACACCGGCTACTTTCTGCAGTTGCCGCCGGGCGGCTTGGTTGAGGCTCCGCTGAATCAGGGCGGTTGA